Proteins encoded in a region of the Clostridium beijerinckii genome:
- a CDS encoding cold-shock protein: protein MKTGTVKFFNSEKGFGFIEVEGEKDVFVHSSSLSGFSIQEGDKVQFDVEKGTKGPQATNIQRV from the coding sequence ATGAAAACAGGTACAGTAAAGTTTTTTAATTCAGAAAAAGGATTTGGTTTTATCGAGGTAGAGGGAGAAAAAGATGTTTTTGTACATTCATCTTCTCTTTCAGGATTTAGTATACAAGAAGGAGATAAAGTTCAGTTCGATGTTGAAAAAGGTACAAAAGGTCCTCAAGCAACCAATATTCAAAGAGTATAA
- a CDS encoding GNAT family N-acetyltransferase gives MRSRKVYFINKKKCIFLGICLNDEPEKVVGIAEIFDYSNEVNMITIGYRLNDKFWGNGIATKAVKVMVDYLFNDIGINRIQAFVMPENIKSQNVLERNGFIKEGTIRQGYTWKGQGVVDLNLYSLLKSEAEK, from the coding sequence CTGCGCAGTAGAAAGGTATATTTTATAAATAAGAAAAAATGTATATTTCTTGGCATATGTCTAAATGATGAACCTGAGAAGGTTGTTGGAATAGCAGAGATATTTGACTATTCTAACGAGGTAAATATGATAACTATAGGCTACAGGTTGAACGATAAGTTTTGGGGTAACGGAATTGCTACTAAAGCTGTAAAGGTGATGGTAGACTATTTATTTAATGATATTGGAATAAATCGAATACAAGCATTTGTCATGCCAGAAAATATTAAATCTCAGAATGTATTAGAAAGAAATGGTTTTATTAAAGAGGGGACAATTAGGCAGGGATATACTTGGAAGGGACAAGGTGTTGTTGATTTGAATCTATATTCTTTATTAAAATCTGAAGCTGAAAAATAG